One stretch of Equus przewalskii isolate Varuska chromosome 9, EquPr2, whole genome shotgun sequence DNA includes these proteins:
- the LOC103542475 gene encoding cell adhesion molecule CEACAM1-like isoform X3, producing the protein MEPPSAPPHRGHIPWQGLLLAASLISFWNPPTTAQLTIESVPTDAAEGKEVLLVVHNLPGNLLGYGWFKGEIDSNQQIASYVIDTQEMTPGPVNNGQEIIFPNGSLLFQNVTQEDTGYYTLPVIKINFQSELGTGQLHVYSELTKPNITCNSSNPVEHRDPIVLTCEPETQNTTYLWSINNQSLPDSDWLKLSPDNRTLTLLHVTRNDTGPYECETWNPVSARRSDPFYLNVLYGPDAPTISPSDSYYQQGANLSLSCHAASNPPARYSWLINGRPQQSTQELFIPNISANDSGSYTCLVHNSVTGLNRTTVKTITVSDR; encoded by the exons ATGGAGcccccctcagcccctcctcacAGAGGGCACATCCCCTGGCAGGGGCTTCTGCTGGCAG CCTCACTCATAAGCTTCTGGAACCCGCCCACCACTGCCCAACTCACTATTGAATCGGTGCCGACCGATGCTGCTGAAGGGAAGGAAGTTCTTCTAGTTGTACACAATCTGCCTGGGAATCTCCTAGGCTATGGCTGGTTCAAAGGGGAAATAGATTCCAATCAACAAATTGCATCATATGTGATAGACACACAAGAAATGACACCAGGGCCTGTAAACAATGGTCAAGAGATAATATTCCCCAATGGATCACTGCTGTTCCAGAATGTCACCCAGGAGGACACAGGATACTACACCCTACCAGTCataaagataaattttcaaaGTGAACTAGGAACTGGACAGCTCCACGTATACT CGGAGTTAACCAAACCCAACATCACATGCAACAGCTCCAACCCCGTGGAGCACAGGGACCCTATAGTGTTAACATGTGAACCTGAGACTCAGAACACCACCTACCTGTGGTCGATCAACAATCAGAGCCTCCCGGACAGCGACTGGCTGAAGCTGTCCCCAGACAACAGGACTCTCACTTTACTCCATGTCACAAGGAATGACACAGGACCCTATGAGTGTGAAACCTGGAACCCAGTGAGTGCTCGTCGCAGTGACCCATTCTACCTCAATGTTCTCT ATGGCCCGGATGCCCCCACCATTTCCCCCTCAGACTCCTATTACCAGCAAGGGGCAAACCTCAGCCTCTCCTGCCACGCGGCCTCTAACCCACCTGCACGGTATTCTTGGCTTATCAATGGGAGGCCCCAGCAATCCACCCAGGAGCTCTTTATCCCCAACATCAGTGCGAATGACAGTGGATCCTACACCTGCCTCGTCCATAACTCTGTCACTGGCCTCAATAGGACCACAGTCAAGACCATCACAGTCTCTG ATCGATGA
- the LOC103542475 gene encoding cell adhesion molecule CEACAM6-like isoform X1, with protein MPRFPKFFVDELTVFIRSSPNISSLISFWNPPTTAQLTIESVPTDAAEGKEVLLVVHNLPGNLLGYGWFKGEIDSNQQIASYVIDTQEMTPGPVNNGQEIIFPNGSLLFQNVTQEDTGYYTLPVIKINFQSELGTGQLHVYSELTKPNITCNSSNPVEHRDPIVLTCEPETQNTTYLWSINNQSLPDSDWLKLSPDNRTLTLLHVTRNDTGPYECETWNPVSARRSDPFYLNVLYGPDAPTISPSDSYYQQGANLSLSCHAASNPPARYSWLINGRPQQSTQELFIPNISANDSGSYTCLVHNSVTGLNRTTVKTITVSGKWLPGPSTTGSEVEMSGFQKRACRKLFPILFPWTQAIP; from the exons CCTCACTCATAAGCTTCTGGAACCCGCCCACCACTGCCCAACTCACTATTGAATCGGTGCCGACCGATGCTGCTGAAGGGAAGGAAGTTCTTCTAGTTGTACACAATCTGCCTGGGAATCTCCTAGGCTATGGCTGGTTCAAAGGGGAAATAGATTCCAATCAACAAATTGCATCATATGTGATAGACACACAAGAAATGACACCAGGGCCTGTAAACAATGGTCAAGAGATAATATTCCCCAATGGATCACTGCTGTTCCAGAATGTCACCCAGGAGGACACAGGATACTACACCCTACCAGTCataaagataaattttcaaaGTGAACTAGGAACTGGACAGCTCCACGTATACT CGGAGTTAACCAAACCCAACATCACATGCAACAGCTCCAACCCCGTGGAGCACAGGGACCCTATAGTGTTAACATGTGAACCTGAGACTCAGAACACCACCTACCTGTGGTCGATCAACAATCAGAGCCTCCCGGACAGCGACTGGCTGAAGCTGTCCCCAGACAACAGGACTCTCACTTTACTCCATGTCACAAGGAATGACACAGGACCCTATGAGTGTGAAACCTGGAACCCAGTGAGTGCTCGTCGCAGTGACCCATTCTACCTCAATGTTCTCT ATGGCCCGGATGCCCCCACCATTTCCCCCTCAGACTCCTATTACCAGCAAGGGGCAAACCTCAGCCTCTCCTGCCACGCGGCCTCTAACCCACCTGCACGGTATTCTTGGCTTATCAATGGGAGGCCCCAGCAATCCACCCAGGAGCTCTTTATCCCCAACATCAGTGCGAATGACAGTGGATCCTACACCTGCCTCGTCCATAACTCTGTCACTGGCCTCAATAGGACCACAGTCAAGACCATCACAGTCTCTGGTAAGTGGCTCCCTGGACCATCGACAACAGGCTCTGAGGTGGAAATGTCTGGTTTTCAGAAAAGAGCCTGCAGGAAGTTATTTCCTATCCTGTTTCCATGGACACAAGCAATCCCATAA
- the LOC103542475 gene encoding cell adhesion molecule CEACAM6-like isoform X2 — protein sequence MEPPSAPPHRGHIPWQGLLLAASLISFWNPPTTAQLTIESVPTDAAEGKEVLLVVHNLPGNLLGYGWFKGEIDSNQQIASYVIDTQEMTPGPVNNGQEIIFPNGSLLFQNVTQEDTGYYTLPVIKINFQSELGTGQLHVYSELTKPNITCNSSNPVEHRDPIVLTCEPETQNTTYLWSINNQSLPDSDWLKLSPDNRTLTLLHVTRNDTGPYECETWNPVSARRSDPFYLNVLYGPDAPTISPSDSYYQQGANLSLSCHAASNPPARYSWLINGRPQQSTQELFIPNISANDSGSYTCLVHNSVTGLNRTTVKTITVSGKWLPGPSTTGSEVEMSGFQKRACRKLFPILFPWTQAIP from the exons ATGGAGcccccctcagcccctcctcacAGAGGGCACATCCCCTGGCAGGGGCTTCTGCTGGCAG CCTCACTCATAAGCTTCTGGAACCCGCCCACCACTGCCCAACTCACTATTGAATCGGTGCCGACCGATGCTGCTGAAGGGAAGGAAGTTCTTCTAGTTGTACACAATCTGCCTGGGAATCTCCTAGGCTATGGCTGGTTCAAAGGGGAAATAGATTCCAATCAACAAATTGCATCATATGTGATAGACACACAAGAAATGACACCAGGGCCTGTAAACAATGGTCAAGAGATAATATTCCCCAATGGATCACTGCTGTTCCAGAATGTCACCCAGGAGGACACAGGATACTACACCCTACCAGTCataaagataaattttcaaaGTGAACTAGGAACTGGACAGCTCCACGTATACT CGGAGTTAACCAAACCCAACATCACATGCAACAGCTCCAACCCCGTGGAGCACAGGGACCCTATAGTGTTAACATGTGAACCTGAGACTCAGAACACCACCTACCTGTGGTCGATCAACAATCAGAGCCTCCCGGACAGCGACTGGCTGAAGCTGTCCCCAGACAACAGGACTCTCACTTTACTCCATGTCACAAGGAATGACACAGGACCCTATGAGTGTGAAACCTGGAACCCAGTGAGTGCTCGTCGCAGTGACCCATTCTACCTCAATGTTCTCT ATGGCCCGGATGCCCCCACCATTTCCCCCTCAGACTCCTATTACCAGCAAGGGGCAAACCTCAGCCTCTCCTGCCACGCGGCCTCTAACCCACCTGCACGGTATTCTTGGCTTATCAATGGGAGGCCCCAGCAATCCACCCAGGAGCTCTTTATCCCCAACATCAGTGCGAATGACAGTGGATCCTACACCTGCCTCGTCCATAACTCTGTCACTGGCCTCAATAGGACCACAGTCAAGACCATCACAGTCTCTGGTAAGTGGCTCCCTGGACCATCGACAACAGGCTCTGAGGTGGAAATGTCTGGTTTTCAGAAAAGAGCCTGCAGGAAGTTATTTCCTATCCTGTTTCCATGGACACAAGCAATCCCATAA